DNA from Bradysia coprophila strain Holo2 chromosome IV unlocalized genomic scaffold, BU_Bcop_v1 contig_81, whole genome shotgun sequence:
AATGATAAATGACATTCGGCTCCTTCTTTAGAGCATTTTGCGATCCATCAACACCAGATAGTGTAAGAGTCTTTCCGGCACCAGAAAGCGTGAGTCCAGAAGAAGAGTCAAATTGTATTGACATGGGCGACTGCACAGCAGCTGGAATCGTGGACGGTACAGACACATTTGTTGACGGCCGAACAGCTGGGACCTTGAATGGCAGAACTTCCGGAATCGTGGACGACAAAATGGTCGGTTTCGTGGACGGTTTCGTGGTCACAACCGGAATTGTGGGCATAACCGGAATCGCTGGCAAAACCGGCATAGTGGGCAAAGCCGGAATCGTGGTCACAACCGGAATTGTGAGCGGATCCGAATCTTCGAATGAAGGTGGTGAAATGTCTCCGGTGCTTGTTGAGGGTAAAATTTCGTCGCAAAGTCGTTTTGACAACTTTCGTTGATAACCGACAGAATCTTTAATGTACCCTTCACAAACTCTGTCCGACTTCCAACCAATAAATCGTTTAAGCTCCGTAACAGTGAAACCAGCATTGGCAGCAACTGTCGTTGTAGTCCGACGGTAGCTATGTCCAGTATACGAATTCGGTTCAGGCAACTTTAGGAATCGTGCAACATCCTTTGGTATCTTAGCAATACTGTTCTTGCCCATCACTTGAGCAATACACTTTCCTTTCCTCCATTGCAGGAATAAACGGTCCGTTGTCACCGATGCTGGACGCATGTCAAGGTATTGGCGAATGATCTTTGCAAAATCGTTGCCAACGACGTAGAGCTTGGcagttttcgttttcattttcgtcatTGGTATTTTCACGATAACTTCTTTGCCGTCGTCTTTCACGTTATCCAATGTTAAATTAGTCAGCTCACATCCTCTGGATCCACTGCACAGGCCGAATATCATGACAGCCTGAAAAAGAAATCGTAAAGAGctgaacgaacgattttattttgcaaatttaccTTCATGCCCAAGTAGACATCATTGGGCgcttcaagaaaaaatttgcgCAGATGTTCCGTTTCAAACACGTTCGCTTTCTTGGGTTCATAGCCATCGGATCTCATCTTCAGAAAAGCTCGTAGCCGACAGTGTTTTACCAAGTCCACATTATGCTTACAAAGCAGTGTTTTCTTAAGCATGGAATAGATGCTCCAAAGCGTTGGCGGTTTATATTTTTTAGCTGCCGCACCGAAATAGGCtaacacaattttttcgtcaaaacTATTCGTGCGATGCGCTTCCTGCCACTTTCTGAACACATCGTAGGCCTGCTGATAGCGGTTGCCGGATTTCGTCGGAATTATTTGGTCCATCGCTCGATGGTATTCTTCCATCAACTCGGGAGGAATATCGTGTTCAATGTCGTCTTCTTGTCCCATTTCATTTACAACTTCCTCGCTGATTTCTGACAAAGCTGCGGTGTACTCATCAATAATTTCTTGCGAATCACTTATGTCGTCGATTTCCTGTTGCAATTCTTCAGTATCGATCTGTGAAATTATCAGGTCCATTTCGTCCATTCGTTGATCTTGTTCCATTGCTTCTGTGTCAATTTGGGACATTATTTCGTCCATGTCATCGCTTTCTGATTGAGCGAAAGACGTCGCTCCATTCACACTCATCGTTTCGACCAAAATGACATTATCGTCAAATTGTAAATCACCAGTCTTTATTTGAGACATAACTATATCCATGTCGTCACACTCCTTCGATAGTACAAAGCTGGATTCTCCggacatttatttttcttcaaaattactAAGATTAAACGATGTGGTAAACGTAGTTATACTGACGGGCAcacgttttttttaagtaattcAGAATAGCCCACTtcgattgaatttaaaaaaacaaacaattattaCGGAAAAAAGAACGCTGTCGAAATGCATTTATGCTGCAGTGTTGCGTATATATAAATTAGATTCTCAATGAATAATGTacaatttggtaaaatgacttcgagttgcatttttttattttcgcgtCTCATTTGGTCAGCGAAATATACAACTTTCGTAGTTGttgtaatgaaaagttgtatggaTCACATGGCACgacgtaaagaaattcaacctgtgcgattgcagccctggccttcggccacgggctgcaaacttcgcacacggttgaatttctttactttcgtcccttgtgatccaaataaccattCTGATTAAACGCTGTCCAAGTTTGGGTCACTACACTAACTGAATCAGTATTCTGACAGGATCAGTACGTTGACAAAAggcatttttcgtttttctttctgttttcgTTTTCCTTTTGTGGTTTTTCGTTGTGTCgggttttcttctttttggaTCAGTGATCGTGCAGTTTTGTTAGTGTCAGTGTCAATGTTTTTAGTTTGTATGTTTTTGCGGTTTctggttttttattttgtgtgaaatttgagtggtttttgtgtgaaggcaagtggattttttgtgtggaagCGAGTGAGATGATCCGTGCGTGAGCTGCTGGGGTGAGtgatttttagtttgtttttcCGTAGGTTTTTATTCcgtatttgttttttgattgaaatgaattttctctttgttgTGCTACGTTTTGTGGGTACATTTTCATAGTAGCTTCTCACTAAGTTTCGAAATTTCCATCGAAAGGTGGCAgaacttttattgtaaatttttaaattactagttcaatcagaaaatttactgCTGTTTCGTGTAACGGTCCAGTGGaaacgactgaagatggtgagaccacgctaacctctgaccgccactgtATCAGGAGGTCAAAACAGCATTTCATCTCcactttcgcttcacgcgatgcatgggaaagggaagagcaaTTATgctctgtttttgtttttgttttggtgtATTCGTTTGAACTTGATTCGGAATATTGAATGATTACTATGGAAATCTGCTGGAGTTCACTTTAATTATCTTCATTTAACAAATTCCAgtttagaaacaaaaaaatattttgaacgaaTTGAATCGTTTGAAAGTGATTCCAGTATCACATCCGCATTTAATTGGTCGGTGCCTAACCCATTGCCACATCACACAATTTGAACAAGAGACGTTGTGGCAGCGATTTATATCCACTTGTGTTTCTTACGGTCACGAAATATCTGCCACAAATGAAACGATAATAATTATTGTCTGGCACAGAGACGTTATTTCACAATTTCTTACGACATGATAAACTGAATCGCTGCTGCCTCTAATTGAACAGCATTGTAGGTATCggcaaaagtaaaaagatCGATTACTGTAGTTACGGAAAGCGTTCGAATTATGATTTCCTCACATCTCGACTTTAGACGCGTGAGCTCATactgaaaacatttaaatcaaaggtttttttccaactttcttTCGTAATTTGATAGAGGTTAAGTAATGTCTGAGTGGCGTTTTTCTGAATCGGCAAAGCATTTAGATTTTACTTACCTTTTCAgccattttcaacaaatccaTTGCCATGCCATTTATTTCGGCCGTTTTACCGGTATACATAAATCGGACCATTTCCATTACGACTTCGTAGGCAAAGTCCGTAATCACGATTTCACATTCTGCagattctttgaaatttgctTGCAGCATACGGTTGAAAACTGGGCTGCTCACTGgtagtaaataaattataaaaaattgcaCAGGCTCATTTCGATGTATTAAATATGAAGCAATGTCCTCACGTGCCAAAACTACTTTATGTGCTGGAATCGCATTGCCGTTGGcacatttaattttgaagTCTGACAGGAACTCGTTGTTCAAAAGGCTTGCCACATCGAGTCCAGACGGTGCAGACGGCTTTACGTCTTCATCGTCGAAGTTTATATATCTCGTTGTactgatttttcttcttaacatgttgaatttccaaatttttctttctttatttgtTAACCGGCGTGTCAAAATGCCTTCACTTCAGCTTGAATTTGAAAGATGTCAAACCAGAGTTGctatgttttattttatttttttacttcaaaacTGTAGGCACTGCAACGCAGCAATTCAACTACGTTTGTCAGTTTTGTACGTTTTGTAACACGTAAGCCTTACTATTCGAATTTCGAACTAGAATAATTTATCTGTTATAATTTCTTCATAATACAGGttaaaaaagaaggaaaaaaatgaggaaaattcTACGTCGCATCCTTAACTTGCTTTGAagtgagggattcttctgaaaagcAGAAGACCGAATTCGGAAGCCTTTTctaatggaattttttatatgtgcccagtaaggtattcaaccccagaagccaaaaccatttttagaaaaattctcCAAAGTTTGTGTGGGTGGTGAaaggtcatcaaaaaccgaaaacttgcacttttcttacaaaaatttctccagttacacgagccgtacagggtcgtgtggggtgtcattagaaaggcaattgcatgtacttccggggcaaatagggtcttattgggtttaaaatttatccagactgagatatgtacagttgaagttttcaaccgtaaaaagactgaaaacttacacttttcttacagaaatttttcgagGTACACGAAGCGTTCATGGTCgcgtggggtgtcattagaaaggtaattgcatgtactttcgatttcggtcttctgtttttcagaagaatccctcagtGAATTTTCTTGTTAATGTTCTTAGATTTCGTCAAATGTTtgttacagtgaacgacatctcaaatgtctcactgtcaaatttttctgagaattttattgtgtcattgcaaattcacaatgacattctctgaaaaaaatgacagtgagacatttgagatgtcgttcactgtaatgtTAGGAGGTGTATTTTTCTAGTTAGAACAGTTCAAAGTGTAGTCAAGAACCCTATGTGTCTTTGGAGATCGGAATTGTTTTCTTTGGCACTGTTCTCAAAgcattcgtaacttgacagttgacatttcttatgggattttatacactcaactgtcaagttacgaaaatacgagaatcGTCGCCCTGCTATTGTCACAAACCTTTCTATTGCACAAACCataaaaagaaactttatttttcagaaaatcaatttctcaaaatggatgtttaattttaatggTCGAAGTAGGATGAGGTTGCATAAAACACTGAGTCAATAGCTTAATAGTGTAGATTTCAAATGACAAACGCATGTTATGGAGCAAGATCATTATTCCTGTGTAGCAGTAACAGATcctattttaacaaaaaaaaaagtttcttaaatTCCGCTAAGTTTCACAGATTTTAATTCCGTGAAGTTTTGGTAGATTTAAACTCTGGTAAAATATCAACAATTTATGATGACAACTTAACGAACTTctcaaaattggtgaaattCTAGTGAAATTTAGCGAAACTGCATGTAAATAGTTTCACTAAACTTCTCTACCAAAGTTTGTCTAAAATACTGCCGCAATTTCCATAAGAAACTTAGCGAcagatttaaacaaaagaattcttgtGAAATTCAGTTTCTTGTGGAAATTGCGGTAGAATAGGCTTTGCTGTGTAGGTTCACGACCTTGacttttcaacgaaaaatttcatCTCTGTATGAAATTTACATACAATGAAGTCGCGTGGGGAATGGAATGCCTCAATAGGTAACCTTACGTAATTACGGCGAGTTCAGTTCAGAACAGATGAACTTTACGAAATCACAATGCGGTATTGGTAAAACCGTTAAAAGTTACACTTTAATCGGAAGAGTTGTATTTTAAAATATACAGCGAATGGTTAGATGAGATTAGATTATAGTTTTGGGAGGCTTCTTCCAATGAGAAACAGGAACCCAGATTAAAGATATCAGGTGTCAAACCACAAGAACAGATAGGGTCGATCTATTCTGTGTAGATGATCGTTAAGTTTGAGTGGTTCGTAATTGCACCAGCTACTCGCCTTATTTCCGATTTCGTAAGTTTAAGAAGTTCATTACTCCAGGATTTCGACACAAATGGTCGGAACAGCTTGATATGATAACTCCTTCATAGGCCGTCTATAGTCGTTTACGTTCTTGTTCCCTCATACAGCCCTAGTCTTGACTCCGGTCCCATAAAGTCACTGTTCGATCCCAGATTGGCAATCTCAGCTAGAGGTCGGAACAGATCAgataaatctgaaaattttcagatcagattgaGAAATCTTCAGATCAGATCTgaactgaatctgaaaaattgtatctgaaattttcagattcagatcagattactattgaattgaatctgatctgaatctgaaatttcAGATCGCGTGATTTCAGATTCAGTTCGGATAAAAACTGATTTGATCTGAttatctgaaaaatttgtatgaaaatttcaggaaattgcaaaaattttcagatcaatctgaaaaatttcagatcagattgcaaaaaatcagattttcagatttcagtttgaattcagatttgatctgaaattttcagattcagatcagataaattttaaatcaatctgAACTgcatctgaaaatttcagatcgtcttttttcagtttcagaTCAGATAAAAGTGATCTGTTCCGAACTTTAACTCAGCCTATTCATTTCCAGGAATTCCACTATGTCCTGATACCCAAGATTCGCCATAAGTGCAGAGATGCAAATCTCGGACTGGTTGAGAATATTCACTTCGTCTGTGGAACAAAATTCAAGAATTGCCAGAATCTCGGCCTCAAAATCCGTGGCCAGTTGCCATAGGCCGAGTTACACCAGTCACAAAAATGAGTTTGTTCAGCCCATTCTTCCAAACAAGTCCAAGGCTGAACTGGGATCGACATTTCTGAAAGACCTTCATTAAGCAGTAAGAGAAAGTACGGAAAATCAGACATAagtcggttatccgaaaaaccgaaaatttcggatcGGTTTTGACCGAACCGAATATTTCGGTTCGGTTATGACCgatccgaaattttcggttcggttttgaCACGaaacaagttaaaataaagctTAACTCGTCGAAATTAGTTAGTTTCGTCATGAACTAACCGAATTTAAGATAATTAAGTCATTCAATGGGTGGGTGTGCTCTACAAAAAAACTCAGATGTAATTGACTCAATCTTTATTTCAATACCAATTCTATGCAATGactcaattaacttattttcGGTTAGTTTATGACGAAATTAATTGATGTCGACGAGTTAagctttattttaacttgtttAGTGTCAAAACCGAAGTTTCGGTTCGGTCAAAACCGAACCGAAGTTTCGGTTCGGTCATAACCGAACCGAAATATTCGGTTCGCTCAAAACCgatccgaaattttcggtttttcggataaccgactCAAGTCTGCGGAAAATGGTCAGTCGACCAAATGATTTACGAGAGtggcaatttttgttttgaatttctttattttatacaatatacaatttaatttaaagcaATGCAGtcaacaaatatttatgtcgaatcaatattttttttagtttttgttgtttttaaatttacggtATTTACGGTGAGGGAAAGATAAGATTTTcggtttctctttttttttaagttgcgATTTTATAATCACGTGAGTAcattcaaaatgtattttcaatgagtttaattaaacttaaaaaatgaGTACAAGTACATAGTATACTTGTAGACTAGTGGatcagtttttcttttgttattgttaaacgaaacaaaattagaacgaagattttgttttattttttttttgttttaatcacTGCGCACGAGTCatgcaaaaaatatataattttgttttaaaaatttgctttaaACTATTTCTctaatacttttttttgttaaattttattcacatttttttcgtacaATTAATGAGTGCATGTGTGCACATGTGCAAGAAGCAagctcatttttttcttttagtttctcttAAAAATAACTCTCAAGTcatttatttctgtttttaatcagattttaaacatttattattattcaaagCTGTCGTCggttaataaattaaaataaattaataaaaaatcggtACAAAAAAAGGAGACTTACAAAAAAACTGGTAAATTTTacgtttaaaaaataaatttgagaaattatCAACTAATAAATGCAACAGTTACAATTTGTGAATTGGTTacacacataaaataaatttgctcaACGACCTTTTTAAAGCACtgttcaaaaacaatttatttttgtgtcgTGAACTTTGCCCGGgctttccattttcatttttttttttttattcaaaaatgataTTCGAGGATGTGTATCACAAAGAAAATACCAAATCGAAATTACAAACTTTGCTGACGTTTCGTCGGCTGTACATTCAATGGTATTGTTGGATAAGTGGTCGAGATTATGCTGTATtgaatcaaattgattttacagcaaaatttgaattttacatttacattttaccaaaaaatcttttttttactaattttaaCTCTACTTAAACCATTTTAATGTTAAAGGcaagaaattatttacatttaatttatattttaacgtTTAGCGGCTAACGACTTTGATAAGGTTTCAACAAACGTTTTTAATtggtaaaaaaatcttttttttttaaattatttaaattaaattaccaaaaaaaagtgGCAATCATGTTGTGACGATCggataaattttactttaagcCACATGAGAAGAGATATACAATCATGACCACAGCCTATtgttggaattaaattccaaaaaattctgtaaaattcttttaaaaaattatttcaggaatttttaGGATGATTCATGATTATGACAGATCTCATACAATCATTGTCGTTGTTCTCtgtatcatctgttatcgacag
Protein-coding regions in this window:
- the LOC119072130 gene encoding uncharacterized protein LOC119072130, yielding MSGESSFVLSKECDDMDIVMSQIKTGDLQFDDNVILVETMSVNGATSFAQSESDDMDEIMSQIDTEAMEQDQRMDEMDLIISQIDTEELQQEIDDISDSQEIIDEYTAALSEISEEVVNEMGQEDDIEHDIPPELMEEYHRAMDQIIPTKSGNRYQQAYDVFRKWQEAHRTNSFDEKIVLAYFGAAAKKYKPPTLWSIYSMLKKTLLCKHNVDLVKHCRLRAFLKMRSDGYEPKKANVFETEHLRKFFLEAPNDVYLGMKAVMIFGLCSGSRGCELTNLTLDNVKDDGKEVIVKIPMTKMKTKTAKLYVVGNDFAKIIRQYLDMRPASVTTDRLFLQWRKGKCIAQVMGKNSIAKIPKDVARFLKLPEPNSYTGHSYRRTTTTVAANAGFTVTELKRFIGWKSDRVCEGYIKDSVGYQRKLSKRLCDEILPSTSTGDISPPSFEDSDPLTIPVVTTIPALPTMPVLPAIPVMPTIPVVTTKPSTKPTILSSTIPEVLPFKVPAVRPSTNVSVPSTIPAAVQSPMSIQFDSSSGLTLSGAGKTLTLSGVDGSQNALKKEPNVIYHFGGDNNSFTIINMK
- the LOC119072372 gene encoding speckle-type POZ protein-like encodes the protein MLRRKISTTRYINFDDEDVKPSAPSGLDVASLLNNEFLSDFKIKCANGNAIPAHKVVLALSSPVFNRMLQANFKESAECEIVITDFAYEVVMEMVRFMYTGKTAEINGMAMDLLKMAEKYELTRLKSRCEEIIIRTLSVTTVIDLFTFADTYNAVQLEAAAIQFIMSYFVTVRNTSGYKSLPQRLLFKLCDVAMG